From the genome of Verrucomicrobiota bacterium:
ATGTATGCGGTGAGGCGTTGACCAAACGGGTTGTCATGGCTTCCGGCTTGCCAGATGCTTACTTTTTCAGCCTGCCAGGTTTCCAACGGTCCGACACTGATGGCCATGGTGGGTATCCTGGAGATGTTGCCGCCGCCGCTGGTGCGGGCGTTTTGGGCGATCGTGAGCGGGTGCAGGGTAACCACCCGGGTGGCCAGTTTGCGAAATTCCTCGGGCGAAGGCGGGGCGTCTTTGTATTTACCTTTGCGCGGAAACGGATCGTTGAACGCCCAGTGTTTCACATCCCCCTGGCCACCTTGCATCACCGCGCAACGCACCCCTGCCGCCCAGCTTTGACAGTAGGGCGCAGTATCCGCCTTGGGAAAGTGAAGATGCGCATCGGGCGGGCGCAGCTTCTTATCCATCTGGTTAAAGCACAGGTCGCGGTCGCATTTCTCAAAGGACAGCGGATGGGTGACCGGCACCTCGCGTCCCGTGGCTGGGTCAAACCACTCGTCCATGCCCCAGAAATGGCCGGATCGGATATTCAAACCCAAAGCATTGACAAGACGGGCGACCAACGGCAGTTGTTCGGTCGGGCCGATGGGACCGCAAATACCGATTGGATTATCGTCCGAACTCCGCCGCCACGCTTCAATGTATTCGAGTGCCTCCGCTAGGTAAAAATCTTCAAGGGTGTCGTATAATACGACCTTGAAGCCGGGGCGGGAAAGCCGTTCCAGATCACGCGGCGTCAGGCGGGCGGCGGCGTCAATGAGTTCCGAATCGAGGGTGGTGTAATCCCACCAATCGGGGGCGATGGCACTTAATTTTCGTGGCATAAGATATGCATGGCAGATTTAGGATCCTGCGGCAATAAGTCAATGCGTTTTTCGTATAAAGCGCCAATTTGGCCGCGTTTTGGCTTTTGTGTTCGGGGTTGAGGGCGTATGCTTCCACGTTGTGTTGACGGAACGACCATGGAAAGTGGAGACGGTCCCGGCGTTGCTCGCCGGGCTGTTCGGCTGTATTTTTTTTGGCTCACTGCTCATGCAATGGCTGGTCCCGGGTGGCATGAGCAACGCCAGTGAGAGCCAGCGGTTCCTGGGGTTTGTGGTCAGCACGGTCTTCTTTCAAGGATCGGGGCTGTTGCTCATTGTAGGGTTTCTCTATCTCAACCAATGTTCCGCAGTCGAGGCATTTGGCATGAAGAATGGCAGCCTGCTGCGCTGTGCCGGTCTGGCGTTGGCGGCGTTCATCGTCGTGCTGCCATTGGCTTGGGGGCTGGGGCAGGTTTCCAGCAGGCTCATTGAGGCGTTATCGGGTAAACCCCAGCTCCAAATGGGGGTGCAGATCATGCAGACCCGCCAGGCACCCATGGAGGTGGCCTTCATGTGTCTTTCCACCATGGTGCTCGCGCCGCTGGTGGAGGAAATCTTTTTCCGCGGCATCTTGTACCACGCCGTCAAGCGCATGGGCTATCCCAGGATGGCGATCTGGAGCACGACGCTGCTCTTTGCGGCCATTCACGGAAACCTGATGACGCTGCCTCCGCTTTTCATGCTGGCGATGGTATTGACGTGGCTGTACGAGGTAACGGATAATCTTTTGGCACCGGTGCTGTTGCACTCCCTGTTCAATGCCGCGAATCTGGCCACGCTGTTATACATGGCGGAGTTAAAGCAGCTCTTACACCGGTATTTTCCGACCATGACATGAATGAATTTGAACTCATTGCGCAGTTGACGCGTTCACTGCCCGCCACTGCTTCCGTGGTGACCGGGCCGGGGGATGATTGTGCCGTGGTGGACCTGGGGTTGCCCGATGCCTGGCTGTTGCTCAAGACCGACGCGGTGGTGGAGGGGATTCATTTTACTCCCGCTACCCCGGCGCGGAAGGTGGGGTATAAAGCGTTGGCGCGTTGTCTCAGCGATGTGGCGGCCATGGGCGGTGTGCCGAAACACGCGGTCATCACTCTCGCGCTGCCGACAACGTATGATTCGGCTTATCTCGGTGAGCTTTACGCGGGCATGTCGGCATTGGCGGAAAAGTACCAAGTCGCCATTGTTGGCGGCGAGACCACGACCAATCCGGAACGGCTGTTGGTATCGGTGGCGCTGCTCGGCACGGTGGAAAAGGGCGGGGCATTGTTACGTTCTACCGCCAAGCCGGGCGATGCCATCATGGTGACGGGCGAACTGGGCGGTTCACTGGCGGGAAAGCATTTGGAATTTGAGCCGCGCCTGGCGGAGGCGCGCTGGCTAAAGGAGCACTTTTCCATTCACGCCATGATTGATCTCAGCGACGGATTGGCGGGAGATTTGCGGCACATTCTTAACGGCAGCCAGGTGGGGGCAGAACTGCTGGCCCCGGCTATTCCGATCAGCCGGGCCGCAAAATTGCAAACCCGGCAGCACCCGGGCGCCAAAACTGCGCTGAGTGCGGCATTGTCGGATGGGGAGGATTTTGAATTGCTGTTCACCCTGCCATCCAAACATGCGGTGCCGCTCTGTGACGCCTGGAAGGTGGCTTTTCCGGGATTGAAGCTGAGTTGCATCGGAAAAATCACCACCGGGCCCGGTTTAAAAATTCGGAACCATCGCGGAGTGATGGAATTACAAGCTCATGGATACACTCATTTCGCATAGTGTCGCCGACACCGTCGCTCTGGGTGAACGTTGGGGGCAGGCTATCGCCTCACCGATATTGATCGGTTTGAGCGGTGACTTGGGGGCGGGGAAGACGCAGTTGGTGCGCGGCCTGGCGCGTGGGCTTGGTTCGCCAGCCCGGGTCCACTCGCCCACGTTTGCGTTAATCAATGAATATACTGGTGGGCGGTTGCCGATGCATCACCTGGACCTGTATCGCCTGAATTCCCGTGAGGACGTCATCGGGGCCGGGCTCGAGACGTATTTGACCCGGCCCACCGGGCTGGTGGTGGTGGAGTGGATCGAAAAATGGTGGGCCGACTCGGCGTGGACCGCGCGTTTTAATTTGCGCCGGGTGCGTCTCGAGGTTTTGGAAGAAGGGGTGCGGAAGATTTGTTATGAAGATATTGGCGCTTGAACTTTCCTCGGACGTGCGCAGCGTGGCGGTGTTGGATGCCAACACTGGGGCGGCGGCGTCAGCCCGTGAAACGGGCGGTAAATCCGCGCACACGCTTGGACTCGTGGAGCAGGTGCTGCGGGAGGCAGGGTTCGAGCGCGAGGCGGTGGAGTGCGTGGCCATTGGAATTGGCCCGGGCAGTTATACCGGCATCCGCTTGGGTATCTCGTTCGCGCAGGGCTGGAGTATTGCCCTGCCCGTCAAAATCCTCGGCATCAGCAGCGTGGAGTGCATGGTCCTCATGGCCGCTCAGAAGGGTAGGGAAGGGCTGGTGGATTTCGCGGTGGACGCCCAGCGGGGTGAGTTTTATCTGGCCAGTTACGCCTTATTAAAAGGGGAATATCGCGAGGTGGAACCGTTGCATCTGGCGAGTCTGGAGGAATTAAAACAGCGTCATGCGGCGGGGCGGTTGGTGCTGGGGCCGGAAGTGGCGGATATCATTCCTGGTACCCAGGCGGTTTATCCCAACGCGGTGACGTTGGCCCAATTGGCGGCGGGGCGCACCGACTTTATTACCGGAGAGGAGTTGAAACCCATTTATTTACGGCAGACGGACTTTGTGAAAGCGCCGCCGTTGCGCGTGATTGGGTAAAATAGTATGGATGCGATTTATCGGAGTTGGGCGGAAGTGGATTTAAACGCGTTACGTGGTAACCTGGCGTGGCTGCGACATCGAGTGGGTACGGGCGTCAAGATCATCACCGTCGTGAAGGCGGATGCCTATGGGCATGGGTTACGCCAGATCGCCGCGCTGCTGATGCAAAGCGGCACGGATGTCTTTGGGGTCGCCAACCTGGTTGAGGCTCGGCATGTGCGCGAGGTGGGGGCTGGCTGGCCCATTTTAATGCTTGGTTCCTGTCTGCCTCAAGAGACGGAACTGGCCGTCAAGGATGGCGTCATGCCCACCATTTCGTCCCTCGAGGAAGCCCACCGGTTTGCGCTGGCCGCCCGCAAATTAAAACGCACGGTGGAGGTTCACCTGAAGGTGGATACCGGCATGGG
Proteins encoded in this window:
- a CDS encoding glucosamine-6-phosphate isomerase; the encoded protein is MPRKLSAIAPDWWDYTTLDSELIDAAARLTPRDLERLSRPGFKVVLYDTLEDFYLAEALEYIEAWRRSSDDNPIGICGPIGPTEQLPLVARLVNALGLNIRSGHFWGMDEWFDPATGREVPVTHPLSFEKCDRDLCFNQMDKKLRPPDAHLHFPKADTAPYCQSWAAGVRCAVMQGGQGDVKHWAFNDPFPRKGKYKDAPPSPEEFRKLATRVVTLHPLTIAQNARTSGGGNISRIPTMAISVGPLETWQAEKVSIWQAGSHDNPFGQRLTAYMISKRLVDSCVPMSVLADHPNVQFNYYRGGLGTCAVEMH
- a CDS encoding type II CAAX endopeptidase family protein, whose product is MLTERPWKVETVPALLAGLFGCIFFGSLLMQWLVPGGMSNASESQRFLGFVVSTVFFQGSGLLLIVGFLYLNQCSAVEAFGMKNGSLLRCAGLALAAFIVVLPLAWGLGQVSSRLIEALSGKPQLQMGVQIMQTRQAPMEVAFMCLSTMVLAPLVEEIFFRGILYHAVKRMGYPRMAIWSTTLLFAAIHGNLMTLPPLFMLAMVLTWLYEVTDNLLAPVLLHSLFNAANLATLLYMAELKQLLHRYFPTMT
- the thiL gene encoding thiamine-phosphate kinase, producing MNEFELIAQLTRSLPATASVVTGPGDDCAVVDLGLPDAWLLLKTDAVVEGIHFTPATPARKVGYKALARCLSDVAAMGGVPKHAVITLALPTTYDSAYLGELYAGMSALAEKYQVAIVGGETTTNPERLLVSVALLGTVEKGGALLRSTAKPGDAIMVTGELGGSLAGKHLEFEPRLAEARWLKEHFSIHAMIDLSDGLAGDLRHILNGSQVGAELLAPAIPISRAAKLQTRQHPGAKTALSAALSDGEDFELLFTLPSKHAVPLCDAWKVAFPGLKLSCIGKITTGPGLKIRNHRGVMELQAHGYTHFA
- the tsaE gene encoding tRNA (adenosine(37)-N6)-threonylcarbamoyltransferase complex ATPase subunit type 1 TsaE, giving the protein MDTLISHSVADTVALGERWGQAIASPILIGLSGDLGAGKTQLVRGLARGLGSPARVHSPTFALINEYTGGRLPMHHLDLYRLNSREDVIGAGLETYLTRPTGLVVVEWIEKWWADSAWTARFNLRRVRLEVLEEGVRKICYEDIGA
- the tsaB gene encoding tRNA (adenosine(37)-N6)-threonylcarbamoyltransferase complex dimerization subunit type 1 TsaB; the protein is MKILALELSSDVRSVAVLDANTGAAASARETGGKSAHTLGLVEQVLREAGFEREAVECVAIGIGPGSYTGIRLGISFAQGWSIALPVKILGISSVECMVLMAAQKGREGLVDFAVDAQRGEFYLASYALLKGEYREVEPLHLASLEELKQRHAAGRLVLGPEVADIIPGTQAVYPNAVTLAQLAAGRTDFITGEELKPIYLRQTDFVKAPPLRVIG